One genomic segment of Desulfocapsa sulfexigens DSM 10523 includes these proteins:
- a CDS encoding type II toxin-antitoxin system HipA family toxin: protein MSNLTVYWDQQIVGTISRHPKGEITFQYAAEWLKNSGRQISLSLPCQEERFSPGVSTAFFENLFPESDARTILAFNHRFDKKDTFAFLENFGEDCAGALSIIPESGDIPPHSSKYRCIDVELQKALQAIESDPGKHKLYPELANARLSIAGAQDKLPVYYEKGSFSLPENSASPTTHIIKPASPYFHDIQRNEVFCMDLARQAGLSVPHSELYTFAGYELFLIERYDRFHSENKVKRVHQEDFCQAMGLPFHKKYQEQGGPGFLHCRELAEEHLSADISVVKQKLTAVMTFNFLIGNNDAHGKNFSIIHKDTITLAPFYDLVSTQVYPNLDRKLAMAIGNTYRHDRVNQGAFVKLSKDMKLRPEKVFEIITATAQKIGKIYEKVLAIHEKQYGKAVIYSDLHTVLLTNLARIQEIMRN from the coding sequence ATGAGTAATCTCACAGTCTACTGGGATCAACAAATCGTCGGTACAATATCAAGACACCCAAAAGGCGAAATCACCTTTCAATACGCTGCCGAGTGGCTCAAAAACAGTGGGCGCCAAATATCACTGTCACTGCCATGTCAAGAAGAACGATTCTCCCCTGGAGTCAGCACAGCTTTTTTTGAAAATCTCTTTCCCGAGAGTGACGCACGAACCATTCTAGCCTTCAACCATCGATTCGACAAAAAAGACACCTTTGCCTTTCTCGAAAATTTTGGAGAAGATTGCGCTGGTGCCCTCTCCATTATTCCTGAGAGTGGAGATATTCCTCCTCATTCCAGCAAGTATCGATGTATAGACGTTGAGCTGCAAAAGGCATTGCAGGCCATCGAATCGGATCCTGGTAAGCACAAATTATATCCTGAGTTAGCTAACGCCCGCCTATCAATTGCCGGAGCTCAAGACAAATTACCAGTGTATTATGAGAAGGGAAGCTTTTCTCTCCCTGAGAATTCGGCATCGCCTACAACGCATATAATAAAACCTGCCAGTCCTTATTTTCATGATATCCAGAGAAATGAAGTATTCTGTATGGACCTGGCCCGGCAGGCTGGCCTCTCAGTCCCTCACTCTGAACTATACACGTTTGCAGGCTATGAACTGTTTCTTATAGAACGTTATGATCGATTCCACTCAGAGAATAAAGTGAAACGGGTACATCAGGAAGATTTCTGTCAGGCAATGGGACTACCGTTTCACAAAAAATATCAGGAACAGGGAGGCCCAGGCTTTTTACACTGCAGAGAACTCGCCGAGGAGCATTTATCAGCCGATATATCAGTGGTAAAACAAAAGCTGACCGCTGTCATGACTTTCAATTTTCTCATAGGCAACAATGATGCGCATGGTAAAAATTTCTCAATTATTCACAAAGATACTATTACGCTCGCACCGTTCTATGATTTAGTTTCAACACAGGTTTATCCTAATTTGGATCGCAAACTTGCCATGGCAATAGGTAATACCTACAGGCACGATCGAGTGAACCAAGGTGCTTTTGTCAAACTCAGTAAGGATATGAAACTTCGGCCTGAAAAGGTTTTTGAAATTATCACAGCAACTGCTCAAAAAATTGGAAAAATATACGAGAAGGTACTGGCTATACATGAAAAGCAGTATGGTAAGGCAGTGATTTATTCGGATCTCCATACTGTGCTGCTCACAAATCTTGCTCGAATACAGGAAATTATGAGGAATTAG
- the dndC gene encoding DNA phosphorothioation system sulfurtransferase DndC — protein MSAKVKNSHINISKELLIENYISDTRPWIIGYSGGKDSTLLLQLVFEILSDDRVNNEKPIHIITSDTGVEPPNILTHVKENLANIQTFIDKQNLPINIHQVVPSLDNKFWVNLIGRGYPSPTRWFRWCTSKMKIKPTKGIIEQLVEQHGSTILLLGTRKDESQARKRSIEKREYSTRRLNPHHEIKNTLVLAPISDWTTDEVWEYLFNELPPWGGNHDVLFDLYKQANSGECPLVVDLNTPSCGGSRFGCWTCTVVKTDKSMESFIEQGAVWMQPLNNFRNWIKEIREDEHRRNHYRRTGELGNGPFNSTTRQEILENLLDTESKLPDNIELISDDEIVHIQKIWTEEFDVMNSALKIANKFKRQPMKRRKK, from the coding sequence ATGTCAGCAAAAGTGAAGAATTCTCATATAAATATCAGCAAAGAATTACTTATAGAAAACTATATTTCTGATACAAGGCCATGGATTATAGGGTACTCAGGAGGTAAAGATTCAACATTATTATTACAATTGGTTTTTGAAATCCTCTCTGACGATAGGGTTAATAATGAAAAGCCAATTCACATAATAACCTCAGATACTGGCGTAGAACCGCCTAACATACTAACGCATGTCAAAGAAAACCTGGCAAATATTCAAACGTTTATCGACAAACAAAACTTACCAATCAATATCCATCAGGTAGTTCCCTCTTTAGATAACAAATTCTGGGTAAATCTCATTGGGAGAGGCTACCCTTCACCAACTAGATGGTTTCGCTGGTGTACATCTAAAATGAAAATTAAGCCAACAAAAGGAATAATAGAGCAGTTGGTTGAACAACACGGTAGCACTATATTGCTACTAGGGACAAGAAAAGATGAGAGTCAAGCCAGAAAGCGTTCGATAGAAAAACGTGAGTATAGCACTAGAAGACTCAACCCTCATCATGAAATCAAAAACACACTAGTTTTGGCCCCCATTTCTGACTGGACAACAGACGAAGTTTGGGAGTACCTGTTCAACGAACTTCCACCCTGGGGAGGGAATCATGATGTTCTTTTTGATCTGTACAAACAAGCAAATAGCGGTGAATGCCCCTTGGTTGTTGACCTTAACACCCCATCGTGCGGGGGAAGTCGATTCGGTTGCTGGACCTGTACCGTCGTTAAAACAGACAAGTCAATGGAAAGCTTCATCGAGCAGGGAGCCGTTTGGATGCAACCATTGAATAACTTTAGAAATTGGATTAAAGAGATTAGGGAAGATGAACATCGACGGAACCATTACAGAAGAACTGGAGAACTGGGCAACGGCCCGTTCAATTCAACAACAAGACAAGAGATTCTAGAAAATTTACTTGATACTGAATCAAAATTACCCGACAACATTGAATTAATTAGTGATGATGAAATTGTTCACATTCAAAAAATATGGACAGAAGAGTTTGATGTAATGAACTCTGCCTTAAAAATTGCCAACAAATTTAAAAGGCAACCAATGAAAAGAAGAAAAAAATAA
- a CDS encoding DNA modification system-associated small protein, with the protein MDKKYLTRKLSDLSKDHDVPEYLIPQLIHLMERYPNIAIRGAKSSLKTDIEKIITNAMKEGNL; encoded by the coding sequence ATGGATAAAAAATATCTAACTAGAAAATTATCTGATCTTTCAAAAGATCACGATGTCCCTGAGTACCTTATCCCTCAACTCATACATTTAATGGAGAGATATCCAAATATTGCAATACGAGGTGCGAAGTCTAGTTTAAAAACAGATATTGAGAAAATAATCACTAATGCAATGAAGGAAGGAAACTTATAG